Proteins encoded in a region of the Anabaena sp. PCC 7108 genome:
- a CDS encoding bifunctional 3'-5' exonuclease/DNA polymerase, which produces MNYSPKSSEYPKYTVVKDVPTLKSVIKPLFKAKVLALDCETTGLDPLTDTIRLIQIAVPNYPVVIIDLPTIYKRNNMEQKTGNKCTNISRLLLNKLLCNSALKIAHNAKFEWQFLTQAGLQIAGRFFDTQLAYQVLNAGIKTSASLENVARKLLRIQIDKTLQTSNWHQSLTSEQLQYAALDAAILLDFYPILIKKLKQANLLKIAQLEFHCLPVVAQMELNGMLFDLSQLHKLGAKLETDKVNALQQLKQLRLVGKSQLSLLPELTDTVNPNSSQQVLAAFQAMGIPVQSTNQKDLVPLVAQYPIIKALLDYRHLAKITATFTESLPKHIHPKTGRIHPNYYQLGARSGRFSCRQPPLQTIPRDAARSCFIAAPNYQILKADYSQIELRIVARLSGDAKMQQAYRQGADLHKLTAALVTGKVITEVTEEDRRLAKAINFGLIYGMGAAKLRIYAETKYGVTMTLDQAKAFRKRFFDAYSGVTKWHETIKQAYLRGIKESRTLAGRRRRWADKPRFAEMLNHPVQGLNADINKLAMVKLVKPLSRTNAKLICVVHDEIVLECPENEVERVSKMLHRCMVAAALKFLNPVPVVVDVTVGDSW; this is translated from the coding sequence ATGAACTATTCCCCAAAATCCTCTGAATACCCAAAATACACTGTAGTCAAAGATGTTCCAACTCTCAAAAGTGTTATCAAACCTTTGTTTAAAGCAAAAGTTCTAGCTTTAGATTGTGAAACTACAGGACTAGATCCTTTAACTGATACAATTCGATTAATTCAAATAGCTGTACCTAATTATCCGGTTGTAATAATTGATTTACCAACTATTTACAAACGCAATAATATGGAACAAAAAACTGGAAATAAATGCACTAACATTAGTCGTTTACTACTTAACAAACTCCTCTGTAATTCCGCTTTGAAAATTGCTCATAATGCCAAGTTTGAATGGCAATTTCTCACTCAAGCTGGACTGCAAATTGCTGGACGTTTCTTTGATACTCAACTAGCTTACCAAGTTTTAAATGCTGGCATTAAAACCAGTGCATCTTTAGAAAATGTCGCTCGTAAACTGTTACGTATCCAAATAGATAAAACCTTACAAACTAGCAATTGGCATCAATCTCTGACTTCAGAACAATTACAATATGCTGCTTTAGATGCTGCTATTTTACTCGACTTTTACCCAATTTTAATCAAGAAATTAAAACAGGCTAATTTGCTAAAAATTGCCCAACTTGAATTTCATTGTCTGCCTGTTGTTGCTCAAATGGAACTCAATGGAATGTTGTTTGATTTGTCTCAATTGCATAAGTTGGGTGCAAAGTTAGAAACTGATAAAGTCAATGCACTTCAACAACTTAAACAATTGCGTTTGGTGGGTAAATCTCAATTATCTCTGTTACCAGAATTGACTGATACTGTTAATCCTAATTCTTCTCAACAAGTTTTAGCTGCTTTCCAGGCTATGGGTATTCCTGTCCAATCAACTAATCAAAAAGATTTAGTACCTTTAGTAGCTCAATATCCTATTATTAAGGCTCTTTTAGACTATCGTCACCTTGCTAAAATTACTGCCACTTTTACTGAAAGTTTACCTAAACATATTCACCCAAAAACTGGGAGAATTCACCCTAATTATTATCAATTAGGAGCAAGGTCTGGGAGATTTTCCTGTCGTCAACCACCTTTACAAACTATTCCCCGTGATGCTGCTAGAAGTTGTTTTATTGCTGCACCTAACTACCAAATACTGAAAGCTGATTATTCGCAAATTGAATTAAGAATAGTAGCGCGTCTTTCTGGTGATGCCAAGATGCAACAAGCATATCGTCAAGGTGCTGACTTGCACAAACTGACTGCTGCTTTGGTAACTGGTAAGGTGATCACGGAGGTGACAGAGGAAGACCGCAGACTGGCTAAAGCAATTAATTTTGGACTGATTTACGGTATGGGGGCTGCCAAACTTCGCATTTATGCTGAAACTAAGTATGGTGTGACAATGACACTGGATCAGGCGAAGGCTTTTAGAAAGCGGTTTTTTGATGCTTATTCTGGTGTAACTAAGTGGCACGAAACGATTAAGCAAGCATATCTGCGGGGTATTAAAGAAAGTCGGACTTTAGCAGGGAGAAGACGAAGATGGGCTGATAAACCCAGGTTTGCTGAAATGCTCAATCATCCTGTACAAGGGTTGAATGCAGATATTAATAAGTTGGCGATGGTGAAGCTTGTTAAGCCGTTAAGTAGAACTAATGCAAAGTTGATCTGTGTTGTTCATGATGAAATTGTGCTGGAATGTCCAGAGAATGAGGTGGAGCGAGTGAGCAAAATGCTACACAGATGTATGGTTGCTGCGGCTCTTAAGTTTCTTAACCCTGTGCCTGTAGTGGTGGATGTTACAGTAGGTGATTCCTGGTAA
- a CDS encoding M23 family peptidase, whose product MNNSKRWIFLLIVMSFIIYSVTVQAANSTLNNRNLPTRIVEVANSQSRLPANKLLLPNWQQISLSQLPGINQSGAIDGSPYNEILGYNLSRTWTVGMTPDEYLKLGDISEALQAEQFSLQAIADITSTDLTNVPLSEFPLIEEQTLSHLAKVVPQLAQIPVKDIQPVAALLKTQGIQPANLTLSQVIKQYQIGQMQLKEIDLTKFSLTSIPNLETVPIQDLTNWMNSFVKNIPGLGQVPLGLMPNPINEIGNLVMRIDAVYGTTENRRQNTISGSDVQGFSVPCTQKDCAYVELDNLENVGKSDRNQLEGKQWISGKYQEVEGGWGILKAVNNGREPTGRLPFGKAFKVVVMETDETTDTVDTALYFRFCAWKMGCSPYFIGPIPFFSYKVNALMFVGNLDSGNEQSINTTSIPTGANREVKGNLNQSNTVTNQIHPCTFTSKGRSFISQSFYGVNLPLLGNAIAEIESAGSGDYQAVGVHTCADGGLNCGRGLGRYQFMSYNPYAVRLIATKSGGEKFLNQVRQGYQPTEAELFEFFPPADQDRAFMADIANKIQVTQTEIDPITGQLFTGERLIERVAQKHFGGDNSKVDASSSDVFGRLSLKDYGRKALALYSNNNSNNETLTCIPSLTSRYINDN is encoded by the coding sequence ATGAACAATTCAAAAAGATGGATATTTTTGCTCATTGTCATGAGTTTTATTATCTACAGTGTTACTGTGCAAGCTGCCAACAGTACATTGAATAATCGTAATCTGCCAACTCGAATTGTAGAAGTTGCTAATAGTCAATCTCGATTACCTGCTAACAAACTTTTACTACCAAACTGGCAGCAAATTTCTCTTAGTCAATTACCAGGTATCAATCAATCTGGTGCAATTGATGGCAGTCCATATAATGAAATATTAGGTTATAACTTGAGTCGAACTTGGACTGTAGGAATGACTCCTGATGAATATTTAAAATTGGGAGATATTAGTGAAGCATTGCAAGCAGAACAATTTTCTTTACAAGCTATTGCAGATATTACATCTACTGATTTAACCAATGTCCCTTTGAGCGAATTTCCTCTAATTGAAGAACAAACATTGAGTCATTTAGCTAAAGTTGTTCCTCAATTAGCTCAAATACCAGTGAAAGATATTCAACCTGTTGCGGCTTTACTGAAAACTCAAGGAATTCAACCAGCAAATTTAACATTATCTCAGGTAATTAAACAGTACCAAATTGGACAAATGCAGCTGAAAGAAATTGACTTGACAAAATTTTCGCTAACTTCAATTCCCAATTTAGAAACAGTACCCATTCAAGATTTAACCAATTGGATGAATAGCTTTGTCAAAAATATTCCAGGACTGGGACAAGTACCTTTAGGATTAATGCCTAATCCTATCAATGAAATTGGTAATTTAGTAATGCGAATTGATGCGGTTTATGGAACAACAGAAAATCGCCGTCAAAACACTATTTCTGGTTCAGACGTGCAAGGTTTTTCTGTACCTTGTACTCAAAAAGACTGTGCTTACGTAGAACTGGATAATTTAGAAAATGTGGGAAAAAGCGATCGCAATCAATTAGAAGGTAAGCAATGGATATCCGGTAAATACCAGGAGGTTGAGGGAGGTTGGGGCATACTCAAAGCAGTTAACAACGGACGAGAACCAACCGGACGTTTACCCTTTGGTAAAGCGTTTAAAGTTGTGGTAATGGAAACAGATGAAACCACAGATACAGTAGATACGGCTTTATACTTTCGGTTCTGCGCTTGGAAGATGGGCTGCTCACCTTATTTTATCGGTCCGATTCCTTTTTTCAGCTATAAAGTGAATGCTTTGATGTTTGTAGGTAATTTAGACAGTGGGAATGAGCAGAGTATAAATACTACTTCTATACCAACAGGTGCAAATAGAGAGGTGAAAGGTAATCTCAATCAAAGTAATACAGTAACAAATCAAATTCATCCTTGCACATTTACCAGTAAAGGTCGCTCATTCATCAGTCAATCTTTTTACGGTGTTAATTTGCCATTACTAGGAAACGCCATTGCCGAAATTGAAAGTGCTGGTAGTGGGGATTATCAAGCTGTCGGTGTGCATACCTGCGCTGATGGGGGTTTAAACTGTGGTCGAGGACTGGGACGGTATCAGTTCATGAGTTATAACCCCTATGCAGTGCGGTTAATTGCTACCAAGTCGGGAGGGGAAAAGTTTCTTAATCAGGTAAGACAAGGTTATCAACCTACTGAAGCTGAATTATTTGAGTTTTTTCCTCCTGCTGATCAGGATAGGGCATTTATGGCTGATATCGCCAATAAAATTCAAGTAACTCAAACGGAAATTGACCCGATTACAGGACAATTATTCACTGGTGAACGGCTGATTGAACGAGTAGCTCAAAAGCATTTTGGTGGTGATAATAGCAAAGTTGATGCTAGTAGTTCTGATGTTTTTGGTCGTCTTAGTCTTAAAGATTATGGCAGAAAGGCTTTAGCTTTGTATAGCAATAATAACAGCAATAATGAAACTTTGACTTGTATTCCTAGTTTAACTTCGAGATACATTAATGATAATTAA